The proteins below come from a single Acidovorax sp. NCPPB 4044 genomic window:
- the murC gene encoding UDP-N-acetylmuramate--L-alanine ligase, which yields MKHAIRHIHFVGLGGAGMCGIAEVLFNLGYEISGSDLSDSATLRRLAALGIATHVGHAASNIEGADAVVTSTAVQADNPEVLAARERKIPVVPRALMLAELMRLKRGIAIAGTHGKTTTTSLVTSVLAEAGLDPTFVIGGRLNSAGANAKLGEGDYIVVEADESDASFLNLLPVMAVVTNIDADHMETYGHDFNRLKSAFVDFLHRMPFYGTAILCTDNPAIREILPDVTCPVTSYGFAEGAQVRAVDVRADAGRMRFRVERRNGVTLPDLDVVLNLAGEHNVLNALSAIAVAVELNIPDEALLRALAQFKGVGRRFQRYGDLPAQGGGTFTLIEDYGHHPVEMTATIAAARGAFPDRRLVLAFQPHRYSRTRDCFEDFVKVMGSADAVLLTEVYAAGEAPIVAADGRSLARAVRVAGQVEPVFIDDIAELPQRIVDNARGGDVVLCMGAGSIGAVPAKVLEMLQKEEQTIQ from the coding sequence ATGAAGCACGCCATCCGCCATATCCATTTCGTGGGCCTCGGGGGCGCCGGCATGTGCGGCATCGCCGAAGTGCTGTTCAACCTGGGCTACGAGATCTCGGGCTCTGACCTCTCCGACAGCGCCACGCTGCGCCGCCTCGCGGCCCTGGGCATCGCTACGCACGTCGGCCATGCCGCCTCGAACATCGAAGGCGCCGATGCGGTGGTCACGTCCACCGCCGTGCAGGCCGACAACCCCGAAGTGCTGGCCGCACGCGAGCGCAAGATCCCGGTGGTGCCGCGCGCGCTCATGCTGGCCGAACTCATGCGGCTCAAGCGCGGCATCGCCATCGCCGGCACGCACGGCAAGACGACCACCACGAGCCTGGTGACCAGCGTGCTCGCCGAAGCGGGGCTGGACCCGACGTTCGTGATCGGCGGGCGGCTCAACAGCGCCGGCGCCAATGCCAAGCTGGGCGAGGGCGACTACATCGTGGTCGAGGCCGACGAGTCCGATGCCTCGTTCCTCAACCTGCTGCCGGTGATGGCGGTGGTGACGAACATCGACGCCGACCACATGGAAACCTATGGCCACGACTTCAACCGTCTGAAGTCGGCCTTCGTGGATTTCCTGCACCGGATGCCGTTCTACGGCACGGCGATCCTCTGCACCGACAACCCGGCCATCCGCGAGATCCTGCCCGACGTCACCTGCCCTGTCACCAGCTACGGCTTCGCCGAAGGCGCGCAGGTACGGGCGGTGGACGTGCGCGCAGATGCGGGCCGCATGCGCTTCCGCGTCGAGCGGCGCAACGGCGTCACGCTGCCCGACCTCGACGTGGTGCTGAACCTCGCGGGCGAGCACAACGTGCTCAATGCGCTGTCGGCGATCGCGGTGGCGGTGGAGCTGAACATCCCCGACGAGGCGCTGCTGCGCGCGCTCGCGCAGTTCAAGGGCGTGGGCCGGCGGTTCCAGCGCTACGGCGACCTGCCCGCGCAGGGCGGCGGCACGTTCACCCTGATCGAGGACTACGGGCACCACCCGGTCGAGATGACGGCGACGATCGCCGCGGCACGCGGTGCCTTTCCGGACCGTCGCCTGGTGCTGGCCTTCCAGCCGCACCGCTACAGCCGCACGCGCGACTGCTTCGAGGATTTCGTCAAGGTGATGGGCAGCGCCGATGCGGTGCTGCTGACCGAGGTGTATGCGGCCGGGGAGGCCCCGATCGTGGCGGCGGATGGCCGCTCGCTCGCGCGCGCCGTGCGGGTCGCCGGGCAGGTCGAGCCGGTCTTCATCGACGACATCGCCGAGCTGCCGCAGCGCATCGTGGACAACGCGCGCGGCGGCGACGTGGTCCTCTGCATGGGCGCGGGCTCCATCGGGGCCGTGCCCGCGAAGGTGCTCGAAATGCTACAAAAAGAAGAGCAAACTATTCAATAA